The sequence below is a genomic window from Conyzicola nivalis.
TCTCCCACCAGATCTGAGGCACGGAATGAGCGAGATCGCCCCCACCAGCGCGGCCGAGGCGCGCGACCGCATCGCCAACGGCGCGTTGCTCATCGACGTGCGCAGCGACGCCGGGCGGGCCGCCACCGGCGCCATCGAGGGCGCGACCGTGGTGCTGAAAGAGGATGTCGCGGCGTTCGCCCAGACCCTCGAGGCCGACCGCGAGGTCGTGATCTTCTGCGGCACGACGGCCGGCTCGGGTCCGGTCGCCGGCTACCTCGACGCGCAGGGCTTCATCGCCGTGTCGCACGTCGACGGCGGGTACGAGGCGCTCGCGGCCACCACGCCGGTTGAGCCCGTCGAAACCCCTGTCGTCGAATGACGGGCGGCCCTTCGACAAGCTCAGGGGGCGAACGGGTCGACGTCGTCGTCATCGGCGGCGGCGCGATGGGCTCTGCCGCGGCCTGGCAGCTCGCCGGCCGCGGACGCGACGTGCTGCTGCTCGAGCGTTTCACCGCCGGGCACACCAACGGTGCCTCGCACGGTGCCTCGCGCAACTTCAACCAGGCCTACTCCGAGCCGACCTACGTGTCGATGCTCGCCGAGGCGCTTCCGCTCTGGCGCGAACTCGAGGCGGAGAGCGGCGCTGACCTGCTCGAGACCACCGGCATCGTCAACCACGGCGCCAACCCGCAGTTCGACGCCGTGCACGACGCGCTGCACGCGGCGGGCATCCCGGCCGAGTTCGTCCCGCTCGACGAGGCCGCGCGGCGTTGGCCGGGAATCCGGTTCGACGGTCGGGTGCTTCTCACGCCTCAGTCGGGACGCCTGGGCGCCGACCGCTCGGTCGCTGCGCTGCAGTCGGGCGCCGTCGCGCGCGGCGCGGTCGTGCGGCACGAGGCGCGCGTGACCGGCCTGCGGGTGCTCGGCGACGACGAGGTGCGTGTCAGCTTCGAGTCATCCGGAACCATCGAGACCGTCACCGCCCGCCGCGTCGTCGTGAGCGTCGGCGCCTGGACCTCGAAGCTCCTCGCCGGCCGCGTCGCGCACCCCGCGCTGGTCGTCACCCAGGAGCAGCCCGCGCACTTCGCCCTCGCGGACCAGCAGATCCCGGATGCGGCGTGGCCCGGGTTCAACCACGCGCCGACCCCCGGCGATCCCGCCTATGACTACTGGTACTCGGGCGTCTACGGGATGATCACGCCCGGCGAGGGGGTCAAGGCGGGATGGCACGGAGCCGGACCGGTGCTCGATCCCGACCGCCGCACCTTCGTCGCCGAGCCCGTGCAGCTCGCGGCACTGCAGCGGTACGCGCGCGAGTGGCTGCCCGGCGTCGATTCGGAGTCGTTCGTGCCGATCAGCTGCACGTACACAACGACGCCGGACTCGAACTTCGTGCTCGACCGGGTGGGGCCGGTCGTGGTCGCCGCCGGGTTCTCGGGCCACGGCTTCAAGTTCGTGCCGAGCGTCGGGCGCATCCTGGCCGACCTCGTCGACGGCGTGCCGGCTCCGGCACTGTTCGCGCTCGGCCGCTGACGCTGCTGGCACACGCGCAAATGAGCCGATTCCGGCTAGATGAGCCATCCGCGGATGACTCATTCTGCCGGAATCGGCTCATTTGGGCGCGGCTACTCGCTCTTCGGCAGGCCGGGCGGGTTGACCGTCGACTCCGCGATCGACTCCGAGGTCAGTCCCCAGCGCTCCAGCACCTCCGCGTATTCGCCGCCCTCGATCGCCGCGTTCAGCGCGATGTTCACCGACTCGATCAGCCCGTTGTCCTTCGCCGTCGCCGCCGCGATGTCGGCGGTGAGCGGCCAGCCGCCGTTGACCGTTCCGACGAGCCTGGTCTCGCCGTCGGTCGCCGCGGCGTAGGCCGAGGTCGCGTTCGGCCCGAAGTTCGCGTCGGCGCGTCCGGATTTCAGCGCCAGAGCGCCGCTCGCCGTGTCGTCGAAGTAGAGGTACTCGACCGGGTCGAGGCCTGCCGCGATGTTCTCGGCGTCCCACGCCTGCAGGATCTTCTCCTGGTTCGTGCCGGAGCCGACGATGATCTTCAACCCCGCGACATCCGCGGCCTCTTCGATCTTCTTGATCGGCGAGTCCGACTTCACGTAGAAGCCGAGCAGATCCTGGCGGTAGTTGGCGAAGTCGTAGAGCTCTTTACGCTCGTCGGTGACCGTGACGTTGGAGAGGATCAGGTCGTACTTGCCCGACTGGATGCCGAGCGGCCAGTCGGCCCACGCGGCCGGCTGGATGTTCAGCTCGAGTCCGAGGCCGTCGGCGATGAGCTGGGCGAGGTCGACCTCGTTGCCGATCAGGGTCGTGTCGTCGTCGGCGTAGAGCGCGAGCGGGGCGGCGAACGGCGAGGTCACGACGGTGAGCTTGCCCGGCTCGATCGGCTCGAAGCCGCCGGCCTCGAGCGAGGCCACCGCCTCGGGCACCGCGTCGAGGCGCACGCGGTTCTGGTCTGCCGTGAGGTTGAACTCGGTCGCCGAGCCCGCGGCGTCGGGCGTGCCCGACGCGTCGGCGTCGCCGCCCGAGCCGAGCGCGAACGCGGTGACGCTGCCGCCGACGATCGCGACCGCGGCCACCGCGGCGATGACCGCCGCCGTCTTCTTCTTGAGTGCCATGAGAGATTCCTTTGCTGTTGGTGGGGGATTAGAGGACGGTCGCGAGAAATTCGCGGGTGCGCGGATGCTGCGGATCGCCGAGCACCTCGCCGGGGGTGCCCTGCTCGAGCACCACGCCGCGGTCGATGAAGATCACGCGGTCGCTGACCTCCCGGGCGAACCCGATCTCGTGCGTCACGATCACGAGCGTCGTGCCGAGGCCGGCGAGCTCGCGGATGACGTCGAGCACCTCGCCGACGAGCTCCGGGTCGAGGGCCGAGGTCGGCTCGTCGAACAGCAGCACCTTCGGCTGCAGCGCGAGGGCCCTGGCGATCGCGACCCGCTGCTGCTGGCCGCCGGAGAGCTGCCGGGGGTAGGCGTGGGCCTTGTCGGCGAGACCCACTTTTTCGAGCAGTCCGAGCGCGAGCTCCCGTGCATCCGTCTTATTGAGTCGTTTGAGGGCGATCGGCGCCTCGACGATGTTCTCGAGCGCGGTGAGGTGCGGGAACAGGTTGAAGCTCTGGAAGACCATGCCGACCTGGGTGCGACGGCGCAGCACCGCGCGTTCCTTGAGTTCGTAGAGCTTCCCGTGGCGGTGCTCGTAGCCGATAAGCTCGCCGTCGATCGCGACCCAGCCGGCGTCGACGGTCTCGAGGTGGTTGATGGTGCGCAGCAGCGTCGACTTGCCGGAGCCGCTGGGACCCAGGATGGTCACGACCTCGCCGGGTTCGAGGGTGAGGGAGACGTCGCTGAGCACCTCGACGCCGTTGTAGCTCTTGGTCACGTTGCGGATCTCGACGTGGCCGGCGTTAGCCAGTGTGGCGGTCATGCGGCCGCTCCCGTCTTCGTCGGTTCGTCGTCGAGGCGGTTCCACTGCACGGCGACCCACGCCTTCGCGCGCTGGATCGGGGTGGGCGGCAGCACGCGGGCCGAGCCGCGCGAGTAGTAGCGCTCGACGTAGAACTGCGCGATGCTCAGCACGGTGGTGAGGATCATGTACCAGAGCACCGCCACGAGCAGAAGCGGGATCACCTGCTGGTTGCGGTTGTAGATGACCTGCGAGACGTAGAACAGCTCGGCGAGCGCGATCACCGAGATGATCGAGGTGCCCTTGAGCAGGCCGATGATCTCGTTGAACGCGTTCGGGATGATCGAGCGGGCCGCCTGGGGCAGGATGATCCGGGTGATGCGCCTGTGCTGGGGGATGCCGAGCGCGGCCGCGGCTTCGAGCTGGCCGGCGTCGACCGAGAGGATGCCTCCGCGGATGATCTCCGCGGAGTAGGCGGCCTGGTTGAGCGAGAGTCCGAGCACGGCGGCGGCGAACGCACTGACGAGCGTGACGGTCTGGGCTTCGACGAAGTAGTCCGTGGTGAACGGGACGCCGAGGCCGATCGTGGGGTAGAGGTAGCCGAGGTTGAACCAGACCAGGATCTGCACGAGCAGCGGCACCGAGCGGAAGAACCAGATGAAGCTCCACGCGAAGGCGTTCAGCAGCGGCGACTTCGAGAGCCGCATGAGGGCGAGCAGGCTGCCGACGGCGAATCCGATGGCGCCGGCGACGACGGTCAGCAGCAGCGTCATGCCGAGCCCGCGCAGGATCGCGTCGGAGAAGAAGTACTTCGCCACGGTCGGCCAGCCGTAGCCCGCGTTGGTGAAGAGCGTCCAGACGAGTTGGGCGACGACGAAGACCACGACCACGCCGAGGATCCAGCGCACCCAGTGCTTGGTGCGCACGACGGGCAGCGCGCCGAAGTCGACGCCGGCCGGTCGCTGAGCTTGTCGAAGCGGCCCTTCGACAAGCTCAGGGACCGCGGCGGGCCCAGGGACCGTTCTGATCTGCGTCATGACAGCTCCTTCTCGAAGTGGTGGATGACGATCTCCTCCGGCGGCAGCGACCGGTCGAACAGCGGCGTGTACCCCGTCGCGAGGTAGAGCCGCACGGCCTCGGGCTGCCGCGGTCCGGTGCTGAGCACCACACGGGAGAAACCGCGACGGCGGGCCTCGGCCTCGAGCTCGGCGAGAACGAGCTTCGCCAGCCCGCGCCCGCGGTGGTCGGAGTGCGTCCACATGCGCTTGACCTCGACCGTGGCCGCGTCGATCGTCATGAACGCGCCCGCCGAGACCACCCGTCCGTCGGTCTCGACCAGCAGGAACGTCCCGGCCGGAGCGCTGAACACCTCGGCCGGGTACCGGTTGATCTCGGTCGACGCCGGCTCGCCGAACAGGTTGCCGTACCGGGCGTCGTACTCGCGCTCGAGGTCGGCGAGCACGATGCGGGCCTGCGGGTCGAGGGGGGTGGCGTGGCGGAAGGTCGGTCCCTGAGCCGGTCGAAGGGGCCCTTCGACGAGCTCAGGGACCGTGAGCGCCTCAAGCCGCGTCATGGTGGGCCCGTCGCTTCAGTTCGTCGGATGACTCGGCGGCGGTCTTCGCGGCGGCGGCGTCGCGGCGCGCCACCTCCTCGCGCACGATCGGGATCACGTACCGGCCGAAGTCGATGGTGTCGTTCACGAAGTCGTAGCCGCGGGCGCTCAGGATGTCGACGCCCAGGTCGACGTAGTCGAGCAGCGCCGCGGCGACCGTCTCGGGCGTGCCCACGAGGGCGTTCGAGTTGCCGCGTCCGCCGCTGACGGCGGCCGGCTTCGTCCACAGGGCGCGGTCGTAGCGGTCGCCCTGCTCGGCGATCGAGAGCAGGCGCTGCGAGCCGGCGTTCTCGGGGTTCTTCAGGTCGCCGATGAAGCTGCTTGGCGCCGCCCCCGCCGTGCGGCGCTCAATCTTGGCCAGGATGTCGTGGGCCTTCTGCCAGGCCAGCTCTTCGGTGGCCGCGATGATGGGGCGGAACGCCACCTGGATCTTCGGGCGCTGCTCGCGGCCGGCGGCGTGGGCCGCATCCGTAATCGTTGTGATCTGCTCCGCGGTGTTCGCGAGCGGCTCGCCCCACACCGCGTAGATGTCGGCCTCCGCGGCGCCGATCGCATACGCGGCGGGGGAGGACCCGCCGAACGACACCTCGGGGCGTTGCCGGTTCGCGGCGGGCCAGATGTCGCTGACGAAGTTCTCGAAGCGGTAGTGCTCGCCGTCGAAGCTGAACGGTTCGCGGCTGGTCCACGCCTGCTTCACGATGCGGATGTACTCGCCGGTGCGGGCGTAGCGCTCGTCTTTCGTGAGGAAGTCGCCCTCCGCGGCCTGGTCGGCGGTCGACCCGCCCGTGATGAAGTGCACGTTGAGCCGGCCGTCGCTGATCTGGTCGAGCGTGGCGAAGACCTTCGCGGCGTAGGTCGGGTACGAGACGTTGGGGCGGTGGGCGAGCAGGATCTTCAGGTGGTCGAGCTTGCTGGCGATATAGGCCGCGGCCGTCGACGGGTCGGGCGAGCCGGAGTGGTAGGCGAAGAGGATGCGGTCCCAGCCGTTGTCTTCGTGGGCCCGCGCGAAGCGCAGGGTGTACGCCTTGTCGAAACTGGCGCCGGAACGCGCCTGCGTCTCGCCGCCGTCGTTGAGGCCCGCGATGCCGAGGAATTCGATGCCCATGAGTGCTCCTGCCGGTGATTCGAGCGGAGCCGGATGCCCCGCGATTTCCCGAACCTAGGTCGGCGCGAAACGGCGCGACAACAAAGCCGCTTCACACTTCGTCATCACGTCACGGGGCGTCATGTTCGTGGCCGGGGCTGGCGTTCGCGGCAACGGTTGGGGCATGTCAATCCAGCTCGCCGTGATCGGCGTCGGCCCGCGCGGTGTCGGCTTCCTCGAACGTTTAGCCGCGAATCTGCCCGAGCTGGGCGCCGGCGTTCCGCTCGTTGTGCACCTCGTCGACCCGCATCCTCCGGGAGGGGGCCGCATCTGGCGGGCGGCCCAGTCGCCCCTGCTCAAGCTCAACTCGATGGCGCGCGACGTGACGATGTTCACCGACGCGTCGTCGACGATCGAGGGTCCGGTGTGGCCGGGGCCGTCGCTGATCGAGTGGGCCGAGCGGGTGCGTTCGGGCGTGATCGACCTCGAGCTCGCCGATCCAGGCGTCGCGCACGAGCTGCAGCACCTCGCCGCCGACTCGTTTCCGACCCGCAGGCTGCAGAGCGAGTACCTCGGCTGGTTCTACCGGCGGGCGGTGGCGGCGCTGCCCGCGACCGTCGAGGTGCACGAGGCACGGTGCATCCGGGTGGATGACACGGACGACGGCCGCCAGACCGTGACGCTCGACACGGGCGCCGCACTCGACGTCGACCTCGTGTTGTACGCGCTGGGTCACACCGGGGTGAGGCCCACACCCGAACACGCCGCGCTCGCCGAGTTCGCTGTGCTGCACGACCTGCTCTACGTCGCCCCCGACTTCACCGCCGAGAGCGACACCTCGGCGATCCGGCCACACGAACCGGTGATCGTGCGCGGGATGGGCCTCGCCGCTGTCGACCTCACCGTGCTGCTCACCGAGGGGCGCGGCGGGAGGTTCGTGCCGTCGGCGTCGCTGCCGGGCCAGCTGGACTACCGGCCGAGCGCACGCGAACCGCACCTGCTGCTCGGGTCGCGGCGCGGGGTGCCTTATCACTCCAAGATCAGTTCGGCGTTGGCGGCGCCGCGCCCCGAGCCGCGGTACTTCAGCGCCGCGATCGCGCGCGAGCTGGCCGACTCGCGTCACTCGCTCGACTTCCGGGCCGACGTCTGGCCGCTGATCGCCGCCGAGTTGCAGTGGGGGTACTACCACGAGCTGTTCGTGGGCCACCCCGACCGGGTGCGGGTCGCGTGGGAGGCGTTCGTTCCGTTTCTCGACCGCTACCGCTGGGACAGCCCGCGGCTGCGCGCCGCCGTGGATGCCGCGGTTCCGAACCCGGTCGACCGCCTCGACCTTGCTGCGTTCGACCGTCCGCTCGCGGGGCTGCGGGTGGGCAGTCGCGAGGAGCTGCAGGACACGCTGCGCTACTACATCGGGCTCGACCTGCACGCGCGCAGCGCACCCGAGCACAGCGCGACGCTCGGGCTGTTCACCTCGCTGTTGTACGCGCTGTTCGACCTCGGCTCGATCGTCGATTCCCCGAAGTGGACCGCGCGCTCCCGCGCCCGCGACCTGCCGGAGTGGGGGCAGAACTTCTTCAGCTTCGTCGCGAGCGGCCCGCCCGCGCACCGCCTCGACGAGCTGCTCGCGCTGTCGCGGGCCGGCGTCGTCGAGTTCTTGGGCCCCGACCTGGTCGTGCGGGCCGATGCCTCCGGGCACTTCGCCGCGTCGTCGCCGATCGTCGACGGCGAGGTGCGCGCCCGGGTTCTGGTCGACGCCCGGCTCCCGCCGACGTCGGTGCGCACGAGCGACAGCGAGGCGTTGCGTTCGCTTATCGAATCGGGGGCCGGATGCGAGGAGGTCGTCTCCGACGCACGGTTCAGCGGATCGACGGGGCGGCTGGTGGTGCGAGCCGGCGACGCCCGCCTGGTGCGGTCCGACGGCTCGCCGCACCCCCGCCGTTTCGCAATAGGCCCGTACACGAACGCCCCGTTCGTCGGAGCCTTCTCCCGCCCCGGCACCAACGCGGTCTCCTTCCGCGAGAACGACCGCGTGGCGCGCGCGGTGCTGGAGTTGGCGGCGGCAATCTCGGCGCCGACGCTGGGAGTCGCGTTGGCAACGGAAGTGCCAGCCTGACTCGCGACCGCCATAGTTTCGATTTTGTTGTGCCACCTTTTAGTGGCATAGCGAAACCGAAGCTCCGCTTCTTCCCGCGGGCGAATCATCATCTCCCTCACACTCCGGCCCCGAGATGCCCGATCCCCGAGTGGCGGCGGCGCGAACGCGCCGTCGAGGCCGCGAGGTAGAACAAGATGGTGAACGCATTCAAGGTGCTATCCCACCCGATTCGTTTTCGCATTGTCGAGATACTCGCTTCTGGTGAACACAGATCAGGCACACTTTCGGACGCCATAACCGGCAACTACGGAGTCAGTCGGGCGGGGGTGTCGAAGCACCTAGCGATCCTCCGAAACGAAGGCTGGATTGACTACCATGGCGACGCAAGTTCGCGCTGGTACTTCCTCACTAGTGAGGTCTGGTCCAAGATCGACGTCGACGTGTCCTGGCTCAAATATCTCTGGGAACGGCGGAGCAACTACATCGGTGAGTGACTTCTGCATACAATCGCGCTCATACTTGCCGTGAAATCGTCCAAACGCGTAGCCTGTGTATACAGAGTCCGATGGCGGGAGGCAGGATGCGCGCGAGCGAACGGGCGTATTCCGCTCTGCGGGAGCAGATTCTCGACGGCCAACTCGAGCCGGGTGTCGTGCTGGCCGAGGTCGAACAGTCCACGCGGCTGGGTGTCTCCCGCACTCCGCTGCGCGAGGCCCTCGCACGGCTGAGCGCCGACGGGCTCGTGTCCGCGCACTCGGGGCGCGGGGTCGTCGTCACCGACGTCGACCTCGGCCGCATCACCGAGCTGTTCGAGGTGCGGGGCGCTCTCGAGGAACAGGCCGCCCGCCTCGCCGCCCGCCGCCGCGACCCCGCCGTGTTCGAAGCGCTGCAAAGCGAGTTTCGGCGAGCGCACGAACTGCTCGACGACGACGACGACCCCGCGCGCCACGACTACTACGGGCTCGTCGCACGACTCGACGCGGCCATCGACGAGGCGACGCAGAACCCGCTTCTCGTTGCCACGCTCGGCGGGGTGCGAACGCACGTCGCGCGCATCCGTCGTCTCTCCCACGACAACCCCGAGCGCCTGCGCGAGGCTGCCCGCGAGCACCTCGTCATCGTCGACGCGATCGTCGACGGCTCCGAATCGCTCGCCGCCCACGCCACCCAGGTGCACCTGTACCGCAGTCTCAAGAACATCCTTGGTTCGATCGAAGGGAACACCCCATGAAGCTCCACCCCGTGCGCGTCTACGCGAGCGACGAGAACCTGCCGCGCGAGCAGCAGCTGGCCTGGAAGATCGCCGAGGTCGCCGCCGACCCGGTGGCCGTCACCGACGAGGTCACCGACATGATCATCAACCGCATCATCGACAACGCCGCGGTCGCCACCGCGAGCCTCACCCGCGCCCCCGCGGTCGCCGCACGCGCCCAGGCCGAAGACCGCGCTGCCACGCCGGTTGCGCCTGTCGCAACCAGGGCCGGCAGCACCGTCTTCGGCATCGAGGGCCGCTACCAGCCCGAGTGGGCGGCCTGGGCGAACGGCGTCGCCGTGCGCGAGCTCGACTACCACGACACGTTCCTCGCGGCCGAGTACTCGCATCCGGGCGACAACATCCCGCCGATCCTCGCCGTCGCCCAGCACGCCGGACGCACCGGCGCCGAGCTTGTCCGCGCGATCGCCACGGGCTACGAGATCCAGATCGACCTCGTAAAAGCGATCAGCCTGCACGCCCACAAGATCGACCACGTCGCGCACCTCGGCCCGAGCGCCGCGGCCGGCATCGGCACCCTGCTCGGCCTGCCGGTTGAGACGATCTTCCAGGCGGTCGGCCAGGCGCTGCACACCACGACCGCCACGCGTCAGTCGCGCAAGGGCGAGATCTCCACCTGGAAGGCGCACGCCCCGGCCTTCGCCGGCAAGATGGCCGTCGAAGCGGTCGACCGTGCCATGCGCGGGCAGACCAGCCCGACCCCGATCTACGAGGGCGAGGACGGCGTCATCGCCTGGCTGCTCGACGGCAAGAGCGCCGCCTACGAGGTCCCCCTGCCCGAGAAGGGCGAGCCGAAACGCGCCATCCTCGACAGCTACACGAAGGAACACTCCGCCGAGTACCAGGCGCAGGCGTGGATCGACCTCGCGAGGGCGCTCGGAACGAAGCATCCGGCCCTAAAATCGGTCCCTGAGCTTGTCGAAGGGCCCGCGATCAAAAGCATCGTGCTGCACACCAGCCACCACACCCATTTCGTCATCGGGTCCGGGGCGAACGACCCGCAGAAGTACGACCCGACCGCCAGCCGCGAGACGCTCGACCACTCCATCCCGTACATCTTCACCGTCGCGCTGCAGGATGGCGAGTGGCACCACGAGCGCTCCTACGCCCCGGAGCGCGCCGCCCGTCCCGACACCGTCGCGCTGTGGAACAAAGTCACGACGCAGGAAGACGCCGAGTGGACGCGCCGCTACCACTCGAACGACCCGGCCGAGAAGGCGTTCGGCGGCCGCGTCGAGATCGAACTGACGGATGGCACGGTGATCGTCGACGAAATAGCCGTGGCGGATGCGCATCCGCTCGGGGCGCGCCCGTTCGCGCGTCAGCAGTACATCGCCAAGTTCCGCGCGCTCGCCGATGGCGTGCTGGACGACGCCGAGATCGAGCGCTTCCTCGAGCTCGTGCAGCGCCTGCCCGAACTCACCGCCGACGAGCTCGCCGGCCTCACCGTCACCGCCCCGGCACTGCCCGCCGGTCCGAAGGGACTCTTCTGATGCTGTACTCGACCGTCACGCCCGCCGACAAGCGCGCCGCCCTTCGCGCGGCCCTCGCGAGCGGCGAACTGCTGCGCTTCCCCGGTGCGTTCAATCCGCTCAGCGCGCGGCTCATCACCGAGAAGGGCTTCGAGGGCGTCTACATCTCGGGTGCCGTGATCAGCGCCGACCTCGGCCTGCCCGACATCGGCCTCACTACCCTCACCGAGGTCGCGGGGCGTGCCGCCCAGATCTCGCGCATGTCCGACCTGCCGTCGCTCGTCGACGCCGACACCGGTTTCGGCGAGCCGATGAACGTCGCCCGCACCGTGCAGCAACTCGAGGACGCGGGGGTCGCCGGCCTGCACATCGAGGACCAGGTGAACCCGAAGCGCTGCGGCCACCTCGACGGCAAGGCCGTGGTCGACGAGGACACGGCGATCAAGCGCATCAAGGCCGCGGTGAGCGCGCGGCGGGATGCCAACCTGTTGATCATGGCCCGGACAGACATCCGGGCGCTCGACGGCCTGAATTCCGCGATCGACCGGGCCAAGGCGCTCGTCGACGCCGGCGCCGACGCGATCTTCCCCGAGGCGATGGTCGACCTCGCCGAGTTCGAGGCGGTGCGCGCCGCGGTCGACGTGCCGATCCTCGCCAACATGACCGAGTTCGGCAAGAGCGAGCTGTTCACCAACCAGCAGCTCGCCGACGTGGGCGTCAACATCGTGATCTACCCGGTGAGCCTGTTGCGGCTCGCGATGGGCGCCGCCGAGCGCGGGCTCGACACCATCCTCGCCGAGGGCAGTCTCACCAGTCGCGTGCCCGAGATGCAGACCCGCGCCCGCCTCTACGAGCTGCTCGACTATCAGAGCTACGGCTCGTTCGACACCTCCGTTTTCAACTTCACCCTCGACGGCAATCGTTGACTAGCTTTAGCTGAAACGACATTCGCGAAGGAGCGTTATGAGCGACACAGAGATTCGCAAGGGACTGGCCGGGGTCGTCGTCGACACGACGGCGGTGTCGAAGGTGAACCCCGAGACCAACTCGCTGCTCTACCGCGGCTACCCCGTGCAGGAACTCGCCGAGAAGTGCACCTTCGAGGAGGTCGCCTACCTGCTCTGGCACGGCGAACTGCCCGACCCCGCGCAGCTGGCCGAGTTCGAGACGCTCGAGCGTTCGCTGCGCCACCTCGACACCGTGGTGAAGACCGTCATCGACGAGTTGCCGACGACCGCCCACCCGATGGACGTCGTGCGCACCGCGGTCAGCGTCATCGGAGCGAGAGACGCGGATGCCGCGGTGTCGACACCCGAGGACAACCTGCGCAAGTCGGTGGCCCTGTTCGCCCAGCTCCCCGCGATCGTCGCCTATGACCAGCGACGCCGCCGCGGAGAACACCTCGTGGAGCCGCGCGACGACCTCGGGTACTCCGCCAACTTCCTGCACATGACGTTCGGCGACGTGCCCGACCTCGTCGTGGTCGACGCGTTCGACGTGTCGATGATCCTGTACGCGGAACACTCGTTCAACGCGTCCACCTTCACCGCCCGCGTCATCACGTCGACGCTCGCCGACCTGTACTCCGCGGTCACGGGGGCCGTCGGCGCGCTCAAGGGCGCCCTGCACGGCGGCGCGAACGAGGCCGTGATGCACGTCTTCGACGAGATCCAGACCGCCGACCGCGCCGAGCAGTGGCTCGACACCGCGCTCGCCGAGAAGCGCAAGATCATGGGCTTCGGTCACCGCGTCTACAAGAACGGCGACTCACGGGTTCCGACCATGAAGGCGGCGCTCGACACACTCGTCGCCGAGTACGACCGCCCCGACCTCGGCGAACTGTACGAGGCGCTCGAGACGGCGATGGGGGAGCGCAAGAACATCAAGCCGA
It includes:
- a CDS encoding GntR family transcriptional regulator; its protein translation is MRASERAYSALREQILDGQLEPGVVLAEVEQSTRLGVSRTPLREALARLSADGLVSAHSGRGVVVTDVDLGRITELFEVRGALEEQAARLAARRRDPAVFEALQSEFRRAHELLDDDDDPARHDYYGLVARLDAAIDEATQNPLLVATLGGVRTHVARIRRLSHDNPERLREAAREHLVIVDAIVDGSESLAAHATQVHLYRSLKNILGSIEGNTP
- a CDS encoding MmgE/PrpD family protein, yielding MKLHPVRVYASDENLPREQQLAWKIAEVAADPVAVTDEVTDMIINRIIDNAAVATASLTRAPAVAARAQAEDRAATPVAPVATRAGSTVFGIEGRYQPEWAAWANGVAVRELDYHDTFLAAEYSHPGDNIPPILAVAQHAGRTGAELVRAIATGYEIQIDLVKAISLHAHKIDHVAHLGPSAAAGIGTLLGLPVETIFQAVGQALHTTTATRQSRKGEISTWKAHAPAFAGKMAVEAVDRAMRGQTSPTPIYEGEDGVIAWLLDGKSAAYEVPLPEKGEPKRAILDSYTKEHSAEYQAQAWIDLARALGTKHPALKSVPELVEGPAIKSIVLHTSHHTHFVIGSGANDPQKYDPTASRETLDHSIPYIFTVALQDGEWHHERSYAPERAARPDTVALWNKVTTQEDAEWTRRYHSNDPAEKAFGGRVEIELTDGTVIVDEIAVADAHPLGARPFARQQYIAKFRALADGVLDDAEIERFLELVQRLPELTADELAGLTVTAPALPAGPKGLF
- the prpB gene encoding methylisocitrate lyase, whose amino-acid sequence is MLYSTVTPADKRAALRAALASGELLRFPGAFNPLSARLITEKGFEGVYISGAVISADLGLPDIGLTTLTEVAGRAAQISRMSDLPSLVDADTGFGEPMNVARTVQQLEDAGVAGLHIEDQVNPKRCGHLDGKAVVDEDTAIKRIKAAVSARRDANLLIMARTDIRALDGLNSAIDRAKALVDAGADAIFPEAMVDLAEFEAVRAAVDVPILANMTEFGKSELFTNQQLADVGVNIVIYPVSLLRLAMGAAERGLDTILAEGSLTSRVPEMQTRARLYELLDYQSYGSFDTSVFNFTLDGNR
- a CDS encoding bifunctional 2-methylcitrate synthase/citrate synthase, coding for MSDTEIRKGLAGVVVDTTAVSKVNPETNSLLYRGYPVQELAEKCTFEEVAYLLWHGELPDPAQLAEFETLERSLRHLDTVVKTVIDELPTTAHPMDVVRTAVSVIGARDADAAVSTPEDNLRKSVALFAQLPAIVAYDQRRRRGEHLVEPRDDLGYSANFLHMTFGDVPDLVVVDAFDVSMILYAEHSFNASTFTARVITSTLADLYSAVTGAVGALKGALHGGANEAVMHVFDEIQTADRAEQWLDTALAEKRKIMGFGHRVYKNGDSRVPTMKAALDTLVAEYDRPDLGELYEALETAMGERKNIKPNLDYPSGPAYHLMGFDTATFTPLFVAARVTGWTAHIMEQLESNALIRPLSEYVGPDERHVALPVE